A genomic region of Candidatus Palauibacter scopulicola contains the following coding sequences:
- the trpA gene encoding tryptophan synthase subunit alpha translates to MSVPRGAMPATAPVARAGSRIGGAFEGREAGAAFIPFLSSGFPGPGDTPRLLERLAADGADIIELGIPFSDPLADGPTIQAASWRALEQGVTVESTLDQLAGISADLPPVVVFSYLNPILRMGVERFLARAEAAGAAGLLVTDLPVGSHPALERRLAAGSLDLIPLAAPTTPRARLETILGHASGFLYYISRLGVTGARKALDASLEDQVRGLRKMVRLPVAVGFGISTPEQAAAVAGMADGVVVGSALIAALGRGETAFAELSAALAAAVHENDSWRKAE, encoded by the coding sequence TTGAGCGTTCCCCGCGGCGCCATGCCCGCCACGGCCCCCGTCGCCCGCGCCGGATCGCGCATCGGGGGCGCGTTCGAGGGGCGGGAAGCGGGGGCGGCGTTCATCCCCTTTCTGTCCAGCGGGTTTCCGGGACCGGGGGACACGCCGCGACTGCTGGAGCGGCTGGCGGCGGACGGCGCGGACATCATCGAACTCGGGATCCCGTTCAGCGACCCGCTCGCGGACGGGCCCACGATCCAGGCCGCGAGCTGGCGGGCGCTGGAGCAGGGCGTCACGGTCGAGTCCACGCTCGACCAGCTGGCCGGGATCTCGGCCGATCTGCCGCCGGTCGTCGTCTTCTCCTACCTGAATCCGATTCTTCGCATGGGAGTGGAGCGCTTCCTGGCGCGGGCGGAGGCCGCGGGGGCTGCGGGACTCCTCGTCACCGACCTCCCCGTGGGTTCGCACCCGGCGCTGGAGCGGCGGCTGGCCGCCGGGTCGCTCGACCTCATCCCGCTCGCGGCCCCCACCACGCCGCGGGCCCGCCTCGAGACGATCCTCGGCCACGCCTCGGGGTTCCTGTACTACATTTCCCGCCTCGGCGTCACGGGCGCGCGGAAGGCGCTCGACGCCTCGCTTGAGGACCAGGTGAGAGGGCTCCGGAAGATGGTGCGGCTGCCGGTGGCGGTGGGGTTCGGGATCTCGACGCCGGAGCAGGCCGCCGCGGTCGCGGGCATGGCCGACGGGGTCGTCGTCGGATCCGCGCTCATCGCAGCTTTGGGCCGCGGCGAGACCGCCTTCGCGGAGCTGTCCGCCGCCCTCGCCGCCGCCGTACACGAGAACGATTCCTGGAGGAAGGCAGAATGA
- a CDS encoding S9 family peptidase, with protein sequence MKTKFGSAVLLTAIAAGALAADAAAQTRRLSLDHYMDMESVSNPRISPDGSRIVYTRGWVDKVNDRRESSLYMMNADGSRKRALLEGGGARWSPDGTRILYTAAGEPSGSQIFVRWMDEEGATTQVTRLENGPSSPLWSPDGEWIAFTSRVNDRADFAGVDLPSRPDGATWTTGPKIVERAGYKRDRQGYVDTGWTHVFVVPADGGSARQLTTGDWNHGGIAWSPDGTEIYFSSYRVPDWDRPEHWQESEIYAVSVASGEIRQLTDRRGSDAGPVPSPDGRLIAYSAGDEHRDTYRNGRIHVMNRDGSGSRLISGDYDRQSGGFQWAPDGSGLYFNVNREGYRQLHFVSVDGGVTQLTEGAHLFSLTSFSDDGTAVGTISTDHEPGDLYRFSLSDPGRTTRLTEVNADVLHGVTLGEVEEVWYESTDGFRIQGWIVKPPDFDPNREYPLMLAIHGGPHAMYNGGFNFAFQEHASNDYVVLYTNPRGSTGYGTEFANAINHDYPGADFPDLMGGVDEMLRRGYVDEDNLFVYGCSGGGILTSYIVGNTDRFRAASANCPIVNWMSAMGTSDAIAYLRTFEQPFWEDPEEWMDRSSIFYVGNVTTPTMLMTGEMDLRTPMGQTEEFYQALHYEGVPTVMVRFQGEWHGTSSRPSNFLRTQLYLRKWFEQWGTHRPAVTTEEDAEDAEGAEDAEDNGS encoded by the coding sequence ATGAAGACGAAGTTCGGAAGCGCCGTCCTGCTGACAGCCATCGCCGCCGGAGCGCTCGCCGCGGACGCGGCGGCCCAGACCCGCCGGCTGTCCCTCGACCACTACATGGACATGGAGTCGGTCTCCAACCCCCGGATCTCGCCGGACGGGTCGAGGATCGTTTACACCCGCGGGTGGGTGGACAAGGTCAACGACCGCCGCGAGTCGTCCCTCTACATGATGAACGCGGACGGCAGCCGGAAGCGGGCGCTCCTCGAGGGCGGCGGGGCGCGCTGGTCGCCCGACGGCACGCGCATCCTGTACACGGCGGCGGGCGAGCCCTCCGGGAGCCAGATCTTCGTGCGCTGGATGGATGAGGAGGGCGCCACGACACAGGTCACGCGCCTCGAGAACGGCCCCTCCTCGCCCCTCTGGTCGCCCGACGGAGAGTGGATCGCCTTCACGAGCCGGGTGAACGACCGCGCGGACTTCGCCGGCGTCGATCTTCCGTCGCGGCCGGATGGGGCGACGTGGACCACGGGCCCGAAGATCGTGGAGCGCGCCGGCTACAAGCGCGACCGCCAGGGGTACGTCGACACCGGCTGGACGCACGTGTTCGTCGTCCCCGCCGACGGGGGCTCCGCCCGCCAGCTCACGACGGGGGACTGGAACCACGGCGGGATCGCCTGGAGCCCCGACGGGACCGAGATCTACTTCTCCTCGTACCGCGTCCCCGACTGGGACCGGCCCGAGCACTGGCAGGAGTCGGAGATCTACGCGGTCTCCGTGGCCTCCGGCGAGATTCGCCAGCTCACCGACCGGCGCGGCTCCGACGCGGGCCCCGTTCCCTCGCCCGACGGCCGCCTCATCGCGTACAGCGCCGGGGACGAGCACCGCGACACCTACCGGAACGGCAGAATCCACGTCATGAACCGGGACGGATCCGGCTCGCGGCTCATCTCCGGGGACTATGACCGGCAGTCCGGCGGCTTCCAGTGGGCGCCCGACGGGAGCGGCCTCTACTTCAACGTGAACCGGGAAGGGTACCGGCAGCTCCACTTCGTCTCCGTCGACGGCGGCGTCACGCAGCTTACGGAGGGGGCGCATCTCTTCTCCCTCACCTCCTTCTCGGACGACGGCACGGCGGTCGGCACGATCTCCACGGACCACGAGCCCGGCGACCTCTACCGCTTCTCCCTGTCGGACCCGGGCCGGACCACCCGCCTCACGGAGGTCAACGCGGACGTGCTCCACGGCGTGACTCTCGGCGAGGTGGAGGAGGTCTGGTACGAGTCGACGGACGGCTTCCGGATCCAGGGCTGGATCGTGAAGCCGCCCGACTTCGACCCGAACCGCGAGTATCCGCTGATGCTCGCGATCCACGGCGGGCCGCACGCGATGTACAACGGCGGGTTCAACTTCGCCTTCCAGGAACACGCCTCGAACGACTACGTCGTCCTCTATACGAACCCGCGGGGAAGCACGGGATACGGGACGGAGTTCGCGAACGCGATCAACCACGACTATCCGGGCGCGGACTTTCCCGACCTCATGGGCGGGGTCGACGAGATGCTGCGGCGCGGCTACGTGGACGAGGACAACCTGTTCGTGTACGGGTGCTCGGGCGGCGGCATCCTCACCTCGTACATCGTCGGGAACACGGACCGCTTCCGGGCCGCCTCGGCGAACTGTCCCATCGTGAACTGGATGTCGGCGATGGGGACGTCGGACGCCATCGCCTATCTGCGCACCTTCGAGCAGCCTTTCTGGGAGGACCCGGAGGAGTGGATGGACCGGTCTTCGATCTTCTACGTCGGGAACGTGACGACGCCGACGATGCTGATGACGGGGGAGATGGATCTGCGGACGCCGATGGGTCAGACGGAGGAGTTCTACCAGGCGCTGCACTACGAGGGCGTGCCGACGGTCATGGTGCGCTTCCAGGGGGAGTGGCACGGGACGAGTTCGCGCCCGTCGAACTTCCTGCGCACGCAGCTCTACCTGAGGAAGTGGTTCGAGCAGTGGGGGACGCACCGGCCGGCCGTGACGACGGAGGAGGACGCGGAGGACGCGGAGGGTGCAGAGGACGCGGAGGACAACGGCTCTTGA
- a CDS encoding type II toxin-antitoxin system RelE/ParE family toxin, with protein sequence MAYSVRIKRSAVKALGRIPKHDRVRIVDAIDGLAEHPHAGSSLKGGLRGLRRIRVGGYRVVYEVQDATLVVLVVRVAHRGTVYRPL encoded by the coding sequence GTGGCCTACTCCGTTCGGATTAAGCGGAGCGCGGTCAAGGCGCTTGGCCGGATTCCGAAGCACGACCGCGTGCGCATCGTGGACGCCATCGACGGACTGGCGGAGCATCCCCACGCGGGCAGTTCCCTGAAGGGAGGCCTGCGCGGGCTTCGGCGCATCCGGGTCGGCGGCTACCGCGTGGTGTACGAGGTGCAGGACGCGACGCTCGTCGTTCTCGTCGTACGCGTCGCACACCGCGGAACCGTCTACCGTCCGCTCTGA
- a CDS encoding YlcI/YnfO family protein, whose product MDQITARVPHEMVEALDAAASTLRRSRADVVRQALERYLEDFDDLTAAVERLRDPSDPVLDWDEVRGGLLRSD is encoded by the coding sequence ATGGATCAGATCACCGCGCGCGTCCCGCACGAGATGGTCGAAGCGCTGGATGCCGCGGCGTCAACGCTGAGGCGCAGCCGGGCCGACGTGGTTCGCCAGGCCCTGGAGCGATATCTGGAAGACTTCGATGACCTGACGGCTGCCGTGGAGCGGTTGCGTGACCCCAGCGACCCGGTACTCGACTGGGATGAGGTCAGGGGTGGCCTACTCCGTTCGGATTAA
- the rocF gene encoding arginase has product MDIALISVSIDLGAGRRGVDMGPSALRIAGISREIEAIGHRIVELGTVTAGGLETTDAGEHELRFLDEIVHVAEETRRLAREGLARGCTPLVLGGDHSLSIGSVAAVADHHRSRGASIGVIWVDAHADMNRPGTTPTGNIHGMSLAVLLGHGEPQLTRGAASVAPENVSVLGARSLDAGEKRLVRELGVRVFTMSEIDERGVGACMDEAVERAGAGTSGFHLSFDVDALDPRIAPGVGTPVRGGLTYREGHLVCEKAAHSGKLLSLELVELNPILDHRNQTAELGVGLVASALGAAIL; this is encoded by the coding sequence GTGGACATCGCGCTGATCTCCGTCTCCATCGACCTCGGCGCCGGACGCCGGGGCGTGGACATGGGTCCTTCCGCTCTGCGCATCGCCGGGATCAGCCGGGAGATCGAAGCCATCGGCCACCGCATCGTCGAACTGGGCACCGTGACGGCCGGCGGGCTGGAGACCACCGACGCAGGCGAGCACGAGTTGCGCTTTCTGGACGAGATCGTCCACGTCGCGGAGGAGACGCGGAGGCTCGCGCGCGAAGGGTTGGCCCGGGGCTGCACGCCGCTCGTGCTCGGCGGAGACCATTCGCTCTCGATCGGATCGGTGGCGGCGGTCGCCGACCACCACCGGTCCCGGGGGGCGTCCATCGGCGTCATCTGGGTGGACGCCCACGCCGACATGAACCGCCCCGGCACCACGCCCACCGGCAACATCCACGGGATGTCGCTCGCGGTGCTGCTGGGGCACGGGGAGCCGCAACTGACCCGCGGCGCGGCGAGCGTCGCGCCCGAAAACGTGAGCGTCCTGGGCGCGCGGTCGCTGGACGCCGGCGAAAAGCGGCTCGTCCGGGAGCTCGGCGTCCGCGTGTTCACGATGTCGGAGATCGACGAGCGCGGCGTGGGGGCCTGCATGGACGAGGCCGTGGAGCGCGCCGGCGCCGGCACGTCCGGGTTCCACCTCTCGTTCGACGTCGACGCGCTCGACCCGCGGATCGCCCCCGGCGTGGGGACGCCGGTGCGCGGCGGCCTTACCTACCGCGAAGGGCACCTGGTGTGCGAGAAGGCCGCGCACTCGGGAAAGCTGCTGAGCCTCGAACTCGTCGAGCTCAACCCCATCCTCGACCACCGCAACCAGACCGCCGAACTCGGAGTCGGCCTCGTCGCCTCCGCCCTCGGCGCCGCAATCCTCTAG